A region from the Arvicola amphibius chromosome 12, mArvAmp1.2, whole genome shotgun sequence genome encodes:
- the Frmpd2 gene encoding FERM and PDZ domain-containing protein 2 has translation MTSPPFPGDRLLQVDGVSLCGLTHRQAVQCLKGPGQVARLVLERRSSRIALPSPPAEDRMGDVHMAVSLVTARSGRPASCVSVTDGPTFEVKLKKNSSGLGFSFVQMEKGNGSHLKSNLVRIKRLFPGQPAEEHGAIAAGDIILAVNGKAIEGLAFQDVLHLLRGAPEEVTLLLCRPHPGTLPEMEQGWQTPELSGDQRFTMATCTESEQSPSLDQEDSWRDIASLDIEEGLGSTQESSYKAVREAKGDQHRQGPWARSPMRPMESHSHLCQLHQEPEAPAVATSLEKDMRQNCYSVCDIRRLGRFSFSSSLTRLATDIF, from the exons ATGACCAGCCCTCCTTTTCCAGGTGACCGGCTCCTGCAGGTGGATGGAGTGAGTCTATGTGGCCTCACTCACAGGCAGGCTGTGCAGTGTCTCAAGGGTCCTGGGCAG GTGGCACGACTGGTCTTAGAGAGGAGAAGCTCTAGGATTGCACTCCCGAGTCCTCCTGCTGAAGACAGGATGGGAGATGTGCACATGGCTGTTTCCCTGGTAACAGCCCGGTCTGGCAGGCCTGCAAGCTGTGTCTCAGTGACAGATG GTCCTACGTTTGAAGTCAAACTAAAGAAGAACAGCAGTGGTTTGGGATTCAGTTTCGTGCAGATGGAGAAAGGAAACGGCAGCCATCTCAAGAGCAACCTTGTTAGGATTAAGAGGCTCTTTCCTGGGCAGCCAGCTGAAGAACATGGAGCCATTGCAGCTGGTGACATCATCCTGGCAGTGAACGGGAAGGCCATAGAGGGCCTTGCCTTCCAG GATGTGCTCCATTTATTGCGTGGGGCTCCAGAGGAAGTGACGCTGCTTCTCTGCCGACCCCATCCTGGGACACTGCCTGAGATGGAACAGGGATGGCAG ACCCCTGAACTATCAGGAGACCAAAGATTCACCATGGCAACGTGTACTGAATCAGAGCAGAGCCCCAGCCTAGATCAAGAGGACAGCTGGAGGGACATTGCCTCCCTGGACATAGAGGAAGGCCTGGGTTCCACACAAGAGTCTTCCTACAAGGCTGTCAGAGAGGCGAAAGGAGACCAACACAGACAGGGGCCTTGGGCCAGGTCCCCGATGCGCCCTATGGAATCCCATTCTCACTTGTGCCAGCTCCATCAAGAACCAGAGGCACCAGCAGTGGCTACCTCTTTGGAAAAGGATATGAGACAAAACTGCTATTCTGTGTGTGATATCAGGAGACTGGGAAG ATTTTCCTTCTCATCTTCTCTAACCAGATTAGCAACAGATATTTTCTGA